In Streptomyces sp. DG2A-72, one genomic interval encodes:
- the dapB gene encoding 4-hydroxy-tetrahydrodipicolinate reductase has translation MSKLRVAVLGAKGRIGSEAVRAVEAAEDMELVAALCRGDKLETLAESGAQVAVELTTPASVMGNLDFCVRHGIHAVVGTTGWTEDRLAQLKGWLAQSPETGVLIAPNFSIGAVLTMKFAQIAAPYFESVEVVELHHPNKVDAPSGTATRTAQLIAEARANAGSAPAPDATVTALDGARGANVDGVPVHAIRLRGLLAHQEVLLGGEGETLTVRHDSLHHSSFMPGILLGARRVVTTPGLTFGLEHFLDLG, from the coding sequence ATGAGCAAGCTGCGCGTGGCGGTCCTCGGTGCCAAGGGCCGGATCGGATCCGAGGCGGTACGGGCGGTCGAGGCCGCCGAGGACATGGAGCTGGTCGCCGCCCTCTGCCGGGGCGACAAGCTGGAGACGCTGGCCGAGTCCGGCGCTCAGGTCGCCGTCGAACTGACCACGCCGGCCTCGGTGATGGGCAACCTCGACTTCTGCGTACGGCACGGCATCCACGCCGTCGTGGGTACGACGGGCTGGACCGAGGACCGTCTCGCGCAGCTCAAGGGCTGGCTGGCCCAGTCCCCGGAGACAGGCGTGCTCATCGCGCCCAACTTCTCCATCGGGGCCGTCCTGACGATGAAGTTCGCGCAGATCGCCGCGCCCTACTTCGAGTCCGTCGAGGTCGTCGAGCTGCACCACCCGAACAAGGTGGACGCCCCCAGTGGCACCGCCACCCGCACGGCCCAGCTCATCGCCGAGGCGCGGGCGAACGCGGGCTCCGCCCCGGCGCCGGACGCCACGGTCACCGCCCTGGACGGCGCCCGCGGCGCGAACGTCGACGGGGTTCCGGTCCACGCGATCCGGCTGCGCGGTCTGCTCGCCCACCAGGAGGTGCTGCTGGGCGGCGAGGGCGAGACGCTGACCGTCCGCCATGACTCGCTCCACCACAGCAGCTTCATGCCGGGCATCCTGCTCGGCGCCCGCCGCGTGGTGACCACTCCGGGCCTCACCTTCGGCCTGGAACACTTCCTGGACCTCGGCTGA
- a CDS encoding DegT/DnrJ/EryC1/StrS family aminotransferase: protein MLRAAGVGVGDEVVVPAFGNVEVAEAVAMAGALPVFADIDPVTYCLDTSAVEAAVTPRTVALVVVHRFGRPADIARLHELGQRHGLLVLEQGESEVPYDEVAQRRERASYLDAKLKGVLTPDGGHGHTYQQYVVRVPGNGRPDRDAFARALRARGVECRVPVKTPVHRLPEFRRCVSLPETERAADETLALPVEASLTKRDMQRIVSACNALGGLLQPAF from the coding sequence ATGCTCCGGGCTGCCGGCGTCGGAGTCGGTGACGAGGTCGTCGTCCCGGCGTTCGGGAACGTGGAGGTCGCCGAGGCCGTGGCGATGGCTGGTGCGCTGCCGGTGTTCGCCGATATAGACCCGGTGACGTACTGCCTGGACACGTCCGCCGTCGAGGCGGCCGTAACTCCGCGGACAGTGGCCCTGGTTGTCGTACACCGCTTCGGTCGGCCGGCGGACATCGCGCGGCTGCATGAGCTCGGGCAGCGGCATGGGCTGCTGGTGCTGGAGCAGGGGGAGTCCGAAGTGCCGTACGACGAGGTTGCTCAGCGCAGGGAGCGTGCCTCCTATCTCGATGCGAAGTTGAAGGGCGTGCTGACGCCCGATGGTGGTCACGGGCACACCTATCAGCAGTACGTCGTGAGGGTGCCGGGGAACGGGCGGCCCGACCGGGACGCCTTCGCTCGGGCCTTGAGGGCCAGGGGCGTTGAGTGCCGGGTGCCGGTGAAGACGCCTGTGCATCGGCTGCCGGAGTTCCGTCGGTGTGTGTCTCTTCCGGAGACCGAGCGGGCCGCGGACGAGACGTTGGCGCTGCCTGTGGAGGCGTCGTTGACGAAGCGGGACATGCAGCGAATAGTGTCCGCGTGCAATGCCCTCGGGGGACTGCTTCAGCCTGCCTTCTGA
- the dapA gene encoding 4-hydroxy-tetrahydrodipicolinate synthase, translating into MAPTSTPQTPFGRVLTAMVTPFTADGALDLDGAQRLAAHLVDAGNDGLIINGTTGESPTTSNAEKKDLVRAVLEAVGDRAHVVAGVGTNDTRHSLELAREAEETGAHGLLVVTPYYNKPPQDGLYRHFTAIADATELPVMLYDIPGRSGVPINSETLVRLAEHPRIVANKDAKGDLGRASWAIARSGLAWYSGDDMLNLPLLSVGAVGFVSVVGHVVTPELRALVEAYTAGDVHKATEIHQKLLPVYTGMFRTQGVMTTKAALTLQGLPAGPLRAPMVELTPEEIEQLKIDLAAGGVQL; encoded by the coding sequence ATGGCTCCGACCTCCACTCCGCAGACCCCCTTCGGGCGGGTCCTCACCGCCATGGTCACGCCCTTCACGGCGGACGGCGCACTCGACCTCGACGGCGCGCAGCGGCTCGCCGCCCACCTGGTGGACGCAGGCAACGACGGCCTGATCATCAACGGCACCACCGGCGAGTCCCCCACCACCAGCAATGCGGAGAAAAAGGATCTCGTACGAGCCGTCCTCGAGGCGGTCGGCGACCGGGCCCACGTCGTCGCCGGTGTCGGCACCAACGACACCCGCCACAGCCTCGAGCTCGCCCGCGAGGCCGAGGAGACGGGCGCGCACGGCCTCCTGGTCGTGACGCCGTACTACAACAAGCCCCCGCAGGACGGCCTCTACCGGCACTTCACAGCCATCGCCGACGCCACCGAGCTGCCGGTCATGCTCTACGACATCCCCGGCCGCAGCGGCGTCCCGATCAACTCCGAGACGCTGGTCCGTCTCGCCGAACACCCGCGCATCGTCGCCAACAAGGACGCCAAGGGCGACCTAGGCCGGGCCAGCTGGGCCATCGCACGCTCAGGCCTCGCCTGGTACTCCGGTGACGACATGCTGAACCTGCCGCTGCTCTCCGTGGGCGCAGTCGGCTTCGTCTCCGTCGTCGGCCACGTGGTCACCCCCGAGCTGCGCGCCCTGGTCGAGGCGTACACCGCGGGCGACGTCCACAAGGCGACCGAGATCCACCAGAAGCTGCTCCCGGTCTACACCGGCATGTTCCGCACCCAGGGCGTCATGACCACCAAGGCTGCGCTCACCCTCCAGGGCCTGCCCGCCGGACCGCTGCGCGCACCGATGGTCGAGCTCACTCCAGAGGAGATCGAGCAGCTCAAGATCGATCTTGCCGCGGGCGGGGTACAGCTCTAA
- a CDS encoding ribonuclease J: MSHPHPELGPPPSLPDGGLRVTPLGGLGEIGRNMTVFEYGGRLLIVDCGVLFPEEEQPGIDLILPDFSSVRDRLDDIEGIVLTHGHEDHIGGVPFLLREKPDIPLIGSKLTLALIEAKLQEHRIRPYTLEVAEGNRERIGPFDCEFIAVNHSIPDALAVAIRTPAGMAVHTGDFKMDQLPLDGRLTDLHAFARLSQEGIDLLLSDSTNAEVPGFVPPERDISNVLRQVFATARKRIIVASFASHVHRIQQILDAAHEYGRRVAFVGRSMVRNMGIARDLGYLKVPPGLVVDVKTLDDLPDDEIVLVCTGSQGEPMAALSRMANRDHQIRIVEGDTVILASSLIPGNENAVYRVINGLTRWGADVIHKGNAKVHVSGHASAGELLYFYNICRPKNLMPVHGEWRHLRANAELGALTGVPHDRIVIAEDGVVVDLVEGKAKISGKVQAGYVYVDGLSVGDVGEPALKDRKILGDEGIISVFVVIDASTGKITAGPHVQARGSGIEDSAFSDVLPKVTEVLERSAQDGVVEPHQLQQLIRRTLGKWVSDTYRRRPMILPVVVEV, from the coding sequence TTGAGTCATCCGCATCCCGAACTCGGCCCGCCCCCGTCGCTTCCCGACGGCGGCCTACGGGTCACCCCGCTGGGCGGCCTCGGTGAAATCGGCCGGAACATGACGGTCTTCGAATACGGCGGCCGCCTCCTGATCGTCGACTGCGGAGTGCTCTTCCCCGAGGAGGAGCAGCCCGGAATCGACCTGATCCTGCCGGACTTCTCGTCCGTCAGAGACCGCCTCGACGACATCGAGGGCATCGTCCTCACCCACGGCCACGAGGACCACATCGGCGGCGTCCCCTTCCTGCTCCGCGAGAAGCCGGACATCCCGCTGATCGGCTCCAAGCTGACCCTCGCCCTCATCGAGGCCAAGCTCCAGGAGCACCGCATCCGCCCGTACACCCTCGAGGTGGCGGAGGGGAACCGCGAACGCATCGGCCCCTTCGACTGCGAGTTCATCGCGGTCAACCACTCCATCCCGGACGCGCTGGCCGTGGCCATCCGCACCCCGGCCGGCATGGCCGTGCACACCGGCGACTTCAAGATGGACCAGCTCCCGCTGGACGGCCGGCTCACGGATCTGCACGCGTTCGCGCGTCTGAGTCAGGAGGGCATCGACCTGCTCCTCTCCGACTCGACGAACGCCGAGGTCCCGGGCTTCGTCCCGCCCGAGCGCGACATCTCGAACGTCCTGCGCCAGGTCTTCGCGACCGCCCGCAAGCGGATCATCGTGGCCAGCTTCGCCAGCCACGTCCACCGCATCCAGCAGATCCTGGACGCGGCCCACGAGTACGGCCGTCGCGTCGCCTTCGTCGGCCGCTCCATGGTCCGCAACATGGGCATCGCACGAGACCTCGGCTACCTCAAGGTCCCGCCCGGCCTGGTCGTCGACGTCAAGACCCTCGACGACCTCCCGGACGACGAGATCGTGCTGGTCTGCACGGGCTCACAGGGCGAACCCATGGCCGCCCTGTCGCGGATGGCGAACAGGGACCACCAGATCCGCATCGTCGAAGGCGACACGGTGATCCTTGCGTCGTCGCTGATCCCCGGCAACGAGAACGCGGTCTACCGCGTGATCAACGGCCTGACCCGCTGGGGCGCGGACGTCATCCACAAGGGCAACGCCAAGGTCCACGTCTCGGGACACGCCTCCGCCGGCGAGCTCCTGTACTTCTACAACATCTGCCGACCGAAGAACCTGATGCCGGTGCACGGCGAATGGCGCCACCTGCGCGCCAACGCCGAACTGGGCGCCCTGACCGGCGTCCCGCACGACCGCATCGTCATCGCCGAGGACGGCGTCGTCGTCGACCTCGTCGAGGGCAAGGCCAAGATCTCCGGCAAGGTCCAGGCGGGCTATGTCTACGTCGACGGCCTCTCCGTCGGCGACGTGGGCGAGCCGGCTCTCAAGGACCGCAAGATCCTCGGCGACGAGGGCATCATCTCGGTCTTCGTCGTCATCGACGCGTCGACCGGCAAGATCACGGCCGGACCGCATGTCCAGGCCCGTGGCTCCGGCATCGAGGACTCGGCCTTCAGCGACGTCCTCCCGAAGGTCACGGAAGTCCTGGAGCGCTCCGCCCAGGACGGCGTCGTGGAGCCCCACCAGCTGCAGCAACTCATCCGACGCACGCTGGGCAAGTGGGTCTCGGACACGTACCGGCGCAGGCCGATGATCCTCCCTGTCGTGGTGGAGGTCTGA
- a CDS encoding polyribonucleotide nucleotidyltransferase, which yields MENETHYAEAVIDNGSFGTRTIRFETGRLAKQAAGSAVAYLDDDTMVLSATTASKNPKDQLDFFPLTVDVEERMYAAGKIPGSFFRREGRPSEDAILTCRLIDRPLRPSFKKGLRNEIQVVATIMALNPDHLYDVVAINAASASTQLAGLPFSGPIGGVRVALINGQWVAFPTHTELEDAVFDMVVAGRTLEDGDVAIMMVEAEATEKTIQLVKGGAEAPTEEVVAAGLDAAKPFIKVLCKAQADLAAKAAKPTAEFPIFLDYQDDVLEALTGAVKPELAQALTIVGKQEREAELDRVKTLAAEKLLPEFEGREKEISAAYRSLTKSLVRERVIKEKKRIDGRGVTDIRTLAAEVEAIPRVHGSAVFERGETQILGVTTLNMLRMEQQLDTLSPVTRKRYMHNYNFPPYSTGETGRVGSPKRREIGHGALAERALVPVLPTREEFPYAIRQVSEALSSNGSTSMGSVCASTMLLLNAGVPLKAPVAGIAMGLISQEIEGETHYVTLTDILGAEDAFGDMDFKVAGTKEFVTALQLDTKLDGIPASVLAAALKQARDARLHILDVMMEAIDTPDEMSPNAPRIITVKIPVDKIGEVIGPKGKMINQIQEDTGAEITIEDDGTIYIGAADGPAAEAARATINGIANPTMPEVGERYLGTVVKTTTFGAFVSLLPGKDGLLHISQIRKLAGGKRVENVEDVVGVGQKVQVEIAEIDSRGKLSLIPVIEGEASDSEDDEKDDQKDDTNQ from the coding sequence GTGGAGAACGAGACCCACTACGCCGAGGCCGTCATCGACAACGGCTCCTTCGGCACCCGCACCATCCGCTTCGAGACGGGCCGCCTGGCCAAGCAGGCCGCCGGCTCCGCCGTGGCGTACCTGGACGACGACACCATGGTGCTGTCGGCCACCACCGCCTCCAAGAACCCCAAGGACCAGCTCGACTTCTTCCCCCTGACGGTGGACGTCGAGGAGCGGATGTACGCCGCCGGCAAGATCCCCGGCAGCTTCTTCCGCCGTGAGGGCCGGCCGTCCGAGGACGCCATCCTCACCTGCCGCCTCATCGACCGCCCGCTGCGCCCGTCCTTCAAGAAGGGCCTGCGCAACGAGATCCAGGTCGTCGCCACGATCATGGCCCTCAACCCCGACCACCTGTACGACGTCGTGGCGATCAACGCCGCCTCCGCGTCCACGCAGCTGGCCGGTCTGCCCTTCTCCGGCCCGATCGGCGGCGTCCGCGTCGCGCTGATCAACGGCCAGTGGGTGGCGTTCCCGACGCACACCGAGCTCGAGGACGCCGTCTTCGACATGGTCGTCGCGGGCCGCACCCTGGAGGACGGCGACGTCGCGATCATGATGGTCGAGGCCGAGGCCACCGAGAAGACCATCCAGCTGGTCAAGGGCGGCGCCGAGGCGCCGACCGAGGAGGTCGTCGCCGCCGGTCTGGACGCCGCGAAGCCCTTCATCAAGGTCCTCTGCAAGGCCCAGGCGGACCTCGCCGCGAAGGCCGCCAAGCCGACCGCCGAGTTCCCGATCTTCCTGGACTACCAGGACGACGTGCTGGAGGCTCTCACCGGCGCCGTCAAGCCGGAGCTCGCCCAGGCGCTCACCATCGTCGGCAAGCAGGAGCGCGAGGCCGAGCTGGACCGCGTGAAGACGCTCGCCGCCGAGAAGCTCCTGCCGGAGTTCGAGGGCCGCGAGAAGGAGATCTCCGCCGCGTACCGCTCGCTGACCAAGTCCCTGGTCCGTGAGCGCGTCATCAAGGAGAAGAAGCGCATCGACGGACGTGGCGTCACGGACATCCGTACGCTCGCGGCCGAGGTCGAGGCCATCCCGCGGGTGCACGGTTCCGCCGTGTTCGAGCGGGGCGAGACCCAGATCCTGGGCGTCACCACCCTGAACATGCTCCGTATGGAGCAGCAGCTGGACACCCTCTCCCCGGTGACCCGCAAGCGCTACATGCACAACTACAACTTCCCGCCGTACTCCACCGGCGAGACCGGCCGCGTCGGCTCCCCGAAGCGCCGCGAGATCGGCCACGGCGCCCTCGCCGAGCGTGCCCTGGTCCCGGTCCTGCCGACGCGTGAGGAGTTCCCCTACGCGATCCGCCAGGTCTCCGAGGCGCTCAGCTCGAACGGCTCGACGTCCATGGGCTCGGTCTGCGCCTCCACCATGTTGCTGCTGAACGCCGGTGTGCCGCTGAAGGCCCCGGTCGCCGGTATCGCCATGGGCCTGATCTCCCAGGAGATCGAGGGCGAGACGCACTACGTCACCCTCACCGACATCCTCGGTGCGGAGGACGCCTTCGGCGACATGGACTTCAAGGTCGCCGGCACCAAGGAGTTCGTGACCGCCCTCCAGCTCGACACCAAGCTGGACGGCATCCCGGCCTCCGTCCTGGCCGCGGCCCTCAAGCAGGCCCGTGACGCCCGCCTCCACATCCTCGACGTGATGATGGAAGCGATCGACACGCCGGACGAGATGTCCCCGAACGCCCCGCGGATCATCACCGTCAAGATCCCCGTGGACAAGATCGGCGAGGTCATCGGCCCCAAGGGCAAGATGATCAACCAGATCCAGGAGGACACCGGCGCCGAGATCACGATCGAGGACGACGGCACCATCTACATCGGTGCCGCCGACGGCCCGGCCGCCGAGGCCGCCCGCGCCACGATCAACGGCATCGCCAACCCGACGATGCCGGAGGTCGGCGAGCGCTACCTGGGTACGGTCGTGAAGACCACCACCTTCGGCGCGTTCGTCTCCCTGCTCCCCGGCAAGGACGGTCTGCTGCACATCTCGCAGATCCGCAAGCTGGCCGGCGGCAAGCGCGTGGAGAACGTCGAGGACGTCGTCGGCGTGGGCCAGAAGGTCCAGGTCGAGATCGCCGAGATCGACTCCCGCGGCAAGCTCTCCCTGATCCCGGTCATCGAGGGTGAAGCGAGCGACAGCGAGGACGACGAGAAGGACGACCAGAAGGACGACACCAACCAGTGA
- a CDS encoding pitrilysin family protein — MTSSSSTATARTSSEARAVARTQTLIKGVNGIGTVRKTTLPGGLRVVTETLPSVRSATFGIWAHVGSRDETPALNGATHYLEHLLFKGTTRRSALDISSALDAVGGEMNAFTAKEYTCYYARVLDADLPLAIDVVCDMLTGSLILEEDVNVERGAILEEIAMTEDDPGDCVHDLFAHTMFGDNPLGRPVLGTVDTVNGLTADRIRRFYKKHYDPTHLVVACAGNIDHNKVVRQVRAAFEKAGALKSLDATPIAPRDGSRTLRTAGRVELIGRKTEQAHIVLGMPGLARTDERRWALGVLNTALGGGMSSRLFQEVREKRGLAYSVYSYTSGFADCGLFGVYAGCRPSQVHDVLKICRDELDQVAEHGLPEDEIDRAIGQLRGSTVLGLEDTGALMNRIGKSELCWGEQMSVDDMLARIASVTPDDVRAVARDILGQRPSLSVIGPLKDKQASRLHEAVA; from the coding sequence GTGACGTCGAGCAGCTCCACGGCGACGGCCCGCACCTCTTCGGAGGCGCGGGCCGTCGCCCGTACCCAAACCCTGATCAAGGGCGTCAACGGCATCGGTACGGTCCGTAAGACCACCCTCCCCGGAGGCCTCCGGGTCGTCACCGAAACCCTCCCGTCCGTGCGCTCCGCCACCTTCGGCATCTGGGCGCACGTCGGCTCCCGCGACGAGACGCCGGCGCTGAACGGCGCCACGCACTACCTCGAGCACCTCCTCTTCAAGGGCACCACCCGCAGGTCCGCACTGGACATCTCCTCCGCCCTCGACGCGGTCGGCGGCGAGATGAACGCGTTCACGGCCAAGGAGTACACGTGCTACTACGCGCGCGTGCTCGACGCCGACCTGCCGCTCGCCATCGACGTCGTCTGCGACATGCTCACGGGCTCCCTCATCCTCGAAGAGGACGTCAACGTCGAGCGGGGCGCGATCCTCGAAGAGATCGCGATGACCGAGGACGACCCGGGCGACTGTGTGCACGACCTGTTCGCGCACACGATGTTCGGCGACAACCCCCTCGGCCGCCCCGTCCTCGGCACGGTCGACACGGTCAACGGCCTCACCGCCGACCGCATCCGCCGCTTCTACAAGAAGCACTACGACCCGACCCACCTGGTGGTCGCCTGCGCCGGCAACATCGACCACAACAAGGTCGTACGACAGGTCCGCGCCGCCTTCGAGAAGGCGGGCGCCCTCAAGAGCCTGGACGCCACGCCCATCGCCCCGCGCGACGGCAGCCGGACCCTGCGCACCGCCGGCCGTGTCGAGCTGATCGGCCGCAAGACGGAGCAGGCGCACATCGTCCTCGGCATGCCGGGCCTGGCCCGCACGGACGAGCGCCGCTGGGCGCTGGGCGTGCTGAACACGGCGCTCGGCGGCGGGATGTCGTCCCGCCTCTTCCAGGAGGTCCGCGAAAAGCGCGGGCTGGCCTACAGCGTGTACTCGTACACCTCCGGCTTCGCCGACTGCGGCCTCTTCGGCGTGTACGCGGGCTGCCGCCCGTCCCAGGTGCACGACGTGCTGAAGATCTGCCGGGACGAACTCGACCAGGTCGCCGAGCACGGCCTGCCCGAGGACGAGATCGACCGCGCCATCGGCCAGCTCCGTGGCTCCACGGTCCTCGGCCTGGAGGACACGGGCGCGCTGATGAACCGTATCGGCAAGAGCGAACTGTGCTGGGGCGAGCAGATGTCCGTCGACGACATGCTGGCCCGGATAGCCTCGGTCACCCCGGACGACGTCCGCGCGGTCGCCCGCGACATCCTGGGACAGCGGCCCTCGCTGTCGGTCATCGGCCCGCTGAAGGACAAACAGGCGTCCCGTCTGCACGAAGCGGTCGCGTAA
- the rpsO gene encoding 30S ribosomal protein S15, translating into MSLDAATKKQIITEFGTKEGDTGSPEVQVAMLSRRISDLTEHLKTHKHDHHSRRGLLILVGQRRRLLQYLAKKDIARFRALVDRLGIRRGAAGAK; encoded by the coding sequence GTGTCGCTCGACGCCGCTACGAAGAAGCAGATCATCACCGAGTTCGGTACCAAGGAGGGCGACACCGGCTCTCCCGAGGTCCAGGTCGCGATGCTCTCGCGCCGTATCTCGGACCTGACCGAGCACCTCAAGACCCACAAGCACGACCACCACTCCCGTCGTGGTCTGCTGATCCTGGTCGGTCAGCGCCGTCGGCTGCTGCAGTACCTGGCGAAGAAGGACATCGCGCGCTTCCGTGCGCTGGTCGACCGCCTCGGCATCCGCCGCGGTGCGGCGGGCGCCAAGTAA
- the thyX gene encoding FAD-dependent thymidylate synthase yields MTDTPADDLKPSFRGDVTVELVKHTASDADVLFAARVSTIGEQSLDELGKDPERSKGLINYLMRDRHGSPFEHNSMTFFISAPIFVFREFMRHRVGWSYNEESGRYRELQPVFYVPDESRKLVQEGRPGKYVFVEGTQAQQELVGRVMEDSYRQAYESYQEMLAAGVAREVARAVLPVGLFSSMYATCNARSLMHFLGLRTQHELAKVPSFPQREIEMVGEQMEAEWAKLMPLTYAAFNANGRVAP; encoded by the coding sequence GTGACCGACACCCCCGCCGACGACCTCAAGCCCAGCTTCCGCGGTGACGTCACCGTCGAGCTGGTGAAGCACACCGCGTCCGACGCCGACGTGCTGTTCGCCGCCCGCGTCTCGACCATCGGCGAGCAGTCCCTGGACGAGCTGGGCAAGGACCCCGAGCGCTCCAAGGGCCTGATCAACTACCTGATGCGGGACCGGCACGGCAGCCCCTTCGAGCACAACTCGATGACCTTCTTCATCAGCGCCCCCATCTTCGTCTTCCGCGAGTTCATGCGCCACCGCGTGGGCTGGTCGTACAACGAGGAATCGGGCCGGTACCGGGAGCTCCAGCCGGTCTTCTACGTCCCCGACGAGTCCCGCAAGCTGGTCCAGGAGGGCCGCCCCGGCAAGTACGTCTTCGTCGAGGGCACCCAGGCCCAGCAGGAGCTGGTCGGCCGTGTGATGGAGGACTCGTACCGACAGGCGTACGAGTCCTACCAGGAGATGCTCGCCGCCGGCGTCGCCCGCGAGGTGGCCCGCGCGGTCCTCCCCGTCGGCCTGTTCTCCTCCATGTACGCCACCTGCAACGCCCGCTCGCTGATGCACTTCCTGGGCCTGCGCACCCAGCACGAACTGGCGAAGGTCCCGTCCTTCCCGCAGCGCGAGATCGAGATGGTCGGCGAGCAGATGGAGGCGGAGTGGGCCAAGCTCATGCCGCTCACGTACGCCGCGTTCAACGCCAACGGCCGCGTCGCGCCGTAA
- the eccD gene encoding type VII secretion integral membrane protein EccD — protein MSTGTSTGFCRITIAAPDSRVDVALPEDLPIQDLFPEIVRLSGLARPDADPAGYHLVTREGQVLDASRSLLEHRVRDGDVLLLRTFADSLPPAVHDDVVDAIAAAVKQDIRSWNDNLMRVAGLVSGALLLVMLGFVFWFADPIRHDMHGLQGILAGVVALALTALAGVRARVYDDRGSAVALGISALPHALIAGSGVIPQDAGEGPGRIQFLVGCVAVLLLSVVLIMLLPQGDAPFVAAALAAGIGTLAVFCGVLTEAEPREIAAGTSVVGLAVVGFLPGWSARFAKLPIGFRNPEDLARARREGREGDLEAVDVQRIVAQTSRGHELLLGLVGGCAAVIVGAGGAVLGFSDGGWAQLLALCTGLAAMLRARLFRYTAQVTCLFVAGVSTIALLVLGLAISPPAGIVVELLKGDSSAVDIRTLWLAATVGVGVLVLIAIALIVPQKGLSPFWGRMLDLADSLVLLSLVPICLAVLDVYGKVRGGI, from the coding sequence GTGAGCACGGGGACGTCGACAGGTTTCTGCCGAATCACGATCGCGGCGCCGGACAGCCGGGTCGATGTCGCGCTACCGGAGGATCTGCCGATTCAGGACCTTTTTCCTGAGATCGTCAGGCTCTCGGGCCTGGCCCGGCCGGACGCCGATCCGGCCGGCTACCACCTCGTCACCCGCGAGGGCCAAGTACTCGACGCCAGCCGCTCGTTGCTCGAGCACCGGGTCAGGGACGGCGACGTGCTGCTGCTGCGCACCTTCGCCGACTCCCTGCCGCCGGCCGTGCACGACGACGTCGTGGACGCGATCGCCGCCGCGGTCAAGCAGGACATCCGCAGCTGGAACGACAACCTGATGCGCGTGGCCGGTCTCGTCTCCGGCGCACTGCTGCTGGTCATGCTCGGCTTCGTCTTCTGGTTCGCGGATCCGATACGGCACGACATGCACGGCCTGCAGGGCATCCTCGCCGGCGTGGTCGCCCTGGCCCTGACGGCACTCGCCGGGGTACGGGCCCGGGTGTACGACGACCGTGGTTCCGCCGTCGCACTCGGCATCTCGGCACTTCCGCACGCGCTCATCGCGGGCTCCGGCGTCATCCCCCAGGACGCGGGCGAAGGCCCCGGCCGGATCCAGTTCCTCGTCGGCTGTGTCGCCGTACTCCTCCTCTCGGTCGTGCTGATCATGCTGCTGCCGCAGGGCGACGCCCCGTTCGTGGCCGCCGCGCTGGCCGCCGGGATCGGCACGCTCGCCGTGTTCTGCGGGGTGCTCACCGAGGCGGAGCCGCGGGAGATCGCCGCCGGCACCTCCGTCGTCGGCCTGGCGGTCGTCGGCTTCCTGCCCGGCTGGTCCGCCCGCTTCGCCAAGCTGCCGATCGGCTTCCGCAACCCGGAGGACCTGGCCCGGGCCCGTCGTGAGGGCCGCGAGGGCGACCTCGAAGCAGTCGACGTCCAGCGCATCGTCGCCCAGACCAGCCGGGGCCACGAACTGCTGCTCGGCCTGGTCGGAGGCTGTGCCGCCGTCATCGTCGGCGCCGGTGGCGCGGTGCTCGGCTTCAGCGACGGGGGCTGGGCCCAGCTGCTGGCCCTGTGCACCGGCCTCGCCGCGATGCTGCGCGCACGTCTCTTCCGGTACACCGCCCAGGTCACCTGCCTGTTCGTGGCCGGTGTCAGCACGATCGCGCTGCTGGTGCTCGGCCTGGCCATCTCGCCGCCGGCCGGCATCGTCGTCGAGCTCCTCAAGGGCGACTCCAGCGCCGTCGACATCCGGACCCTGTGGCTCGCCGCCACGGTCGGGGTGGGCGTGCTGGTCCTGATCGCGATCGCGCTGATCGTGCCGCAGAAGGGGCTCTCCCCGTTCTGGGGCCGCATGCTCGATCTCGCCGACTCGCTGGTGCTGCTCTCCCTGGTCCCGATCTGCCTGGCCGTCCTCGATGTCTACGGCAAGGTCCGCGGCGGCATCTGA